One Citricoccus sp. K5 DNA window includes the following coding sequences:
- a CDS encoding SpoIID/LytB domain-containing protein, with protein sequence MPLVIATPPTHRAEPVRASPYASPGILRRTLAVVMALALTAVLTLSAAPVLAASTATATNTASFSDVPEDSTFYQPVMWMVRSGITTGRSGTSTFGVADHLNRAEASALLYRLMKPRFSPPSSSGFPDVEDTRNWDYAPITWMVSRKMVTGYADGEFKPLRHITRGELAKLLYMVADPVYSAPSGKPFTDVRRGDAYHPYISWLKHIGASHGYSSDGTFRPAQPITRGEASQLIRAVADVLGFDTSVVPADFTVKGAGWGHGVGMSQYGAAAMARGGSSVEQILHHYYSPAQRIWSSSRAAQNIRVHLLSTESTSIDGSGSVRVRTSGDAAVPQTAGAVQLTEQAGTVAVTMPDGTRTRGSSVVLEWTGTRFWSGQPSTVTVPRANGSSNDLVLRHGKLVVTVVNGKLNVVTELRMNDEYLYGLAEMPSSWPAAALQAQAVAGRAYALRNMGSLKAECACHVWDETQSQKFTGWAKEDEHTGSTHWGARWTAAVDATLRRDASRRPVTALSLWHNGSVADATYYSSSGGHTRNSGDVWSGTTVPYLTARPDPYSVSAAANNPNASWTQSVSQAALARAFGLKEIVAVRVTRGSDLSAQTVTASNKDGATRELTGTEFRSAVGTKSAWVFSVTPR encoded by the coding sequence ATGCCCCTTGTCATCGCAACCCCGCCGACGCATCGAGCGGAACCGGTCCGCGCTTCCCCGTACGCGTCGCCCGGAATCCTGCGCAGGACTCTTGCCGTGGTCATGGCCCTGGCCCTGACTGCCGTTCTGACCCTGTCGGCCGCTCCCGTCCTGGCCGCCAGCACTGCCACTGCCACGAACACCGCCTCCTTCTCGGACGTCCCCGAGGACTCCACGTTCTACCAGCCCGTCATGTGGATGGTGCGATCCGGGATCACCACAGGGCGGTCCGGGACGTCGACCTTCGGCGTGGCCGACCACCTCAACCGCGCCGAGGCCTCAGCCCTTCTATACCGACTGATGAAACCGAGGTTTTCTCCCCCGTCCTCCAGCGGCTTCCCGGACGTTGAGGACACCCGCAACTGGGACTACGCCCCGATCACCTGGATGGTCTCCCGGAAGATGGTCACCGGCTACGCCGACGGGGAGTTCAAGCCGCTACGGCACATCACCCGCGGGGAGCTGGCCAAACTGCTCTACATGGTTGCAGACCCTGTCTACTCGGCCCCGTCCGGAAAGCCCTTCACGGATGTGAGGCGCGGCGACGCGTACCACCCGTACATCTCCTGGTTGAAGCACATCGGCGCCTCTCACGGTTACAGCAGCGACGGCACGTTCCGCCCGGCCCAGCCCATCACCCGGGGCGAGGCGTCCCAACTCATCCGGGCGGTGGCCGACGTCCTCGGCTTCGATACCTCCGTGGTGCCGGCCGACTTCACTGTCAAGGGGGCCGGCTGGGGACATGGTGTGGGCATGAGTCAGTACGGAGCGGCGGCCATGGCCCGCGGCGGCAGCTCGGTGGAGCAGATCCTGCACCACTACTACAGTCCGGCCCAGCGGATCTGGTCCTCATCCCGGGCGGCCCAGAACATCCGCGTTCACCTGCTCTCCACCGAGTCCACCTCCATCGACGGATCCGGCTCCGTGCGTGTTCGCACGAGCGGGGACGCGGCCGTGCCGCAGACCGCCGGCGCCGTGCAGCTGACAGAACAGGCCGGCACCGTGGCGGTGACCATGCCGGACGGCACACGGACGCGGGGGTCCTCGGTGGTCCTCGAGTGGACCGGAACGCGATTCTGGTCCGGCCAGCCGTCCACGGTCACCGTTCCGCGAGCCAACGGCTCCAGCAACGACCTCGTGCTGCGTCATGGCAAGCTCGTGGTCACCGTGGTCAACGGCAAGCTCAACGTCGTCACTGAGCTGCGCATGAACGACGAATACCTCTACGGCCTGGCAGAGATGCCGTCCTCCTGGCCCGCCGCGGCACTGCAGGCGCAGGCGGTGGCCGGTCGAGCCTATGCGTTGCGCAACATGGGGTCACTGAAGGCCGAGTGCGCGTGCCACGTCTGGGATGAGACCCAGTCCCAGAAGTTCACGGGATGGGCCAAGGAGGACGAGCACACGGGTAGCACCCACTGGGGTGCCCGCTGGACGGCGGCAGTGGACGCCACGCTCAGACGCGATGCCTCCCGCCGGCCGGTCACGGCCCTGAGCCTGTGGCACAACGGCTCCGTGGCCGATGCCACCTACTATTCCTCCAGTGGCGGGCACACCCGCAACTCCGGTGATGTGTGGTCCGGCACCACCGTGCCGTACTTGACGGCCCGTCCCGATCCCTACAGTGTTTCCGCGGCGGCCAATAACCCGAACGCCTCGTGGACTCAGTCCGTCAGCCAGGCTGCCTTGGCGCGGGCCTTCGGTCTGAAGGAGATCGTGGCTGTGCGTGTCACGAGGGGCAGCGACCTGAGCGCCCAGACCGTCACCGCGTCCAACAAGGACGGCGCCACCAGGGAGTTGACCGGCACCGAGTTCCGGTCCGCGGTCGGCACCAAGTCGGCGTGGGTCTTCTCAGTGACGCCGCGCTAG
- a CDS encoding DUF3263 domain-containing protein: MTAANAAEPDGAPTPSESAVDPAVDALSERDRDILDFEDQWWKYGGAKDQAIRDRFSLSATTYYQVLNGLLDCQEALAHKPMLVKRLRRLRTTRHRARSARRQEA; the protein is encoded by the coding sequence ATGACTGCAGCGAACGCCGCCGAGCCGGACGGTGCACCGACTCCGTCGGAGAGTGCCGTGGATCCCGCCGTGGACGCCTTGTCCGAGCGCGACCGGGACATCCTGGACTTCGAGGACCAGTGGTGGAAATACGGCGGGGCCAAGGACCAGGCCATTCGCGACCGGTTCTCCCTCTCGGCCACCACGTACTACCAGGTGCTCAACGGTCTGCTGGACTGTCAGGAGGCGCTGGCGCACAAGCCCATGCTTGTCAAGAGATTGCGTAGACTACGGACCACGCGCCACCGTGCACGCAGTGCCCGGCGGCAGGAGGCCTGA
- a CDS encoding thioredoxin domain-containing protein, whose protein sequence is MATSKNQTKAERQQTAREKARQMQEEQRRQEKRRSLMVRWGVVIGVVVVIAVVIGVIFMNSSRSIPDAGPAPSAGNDQGGITLTSTSELAPGDEGLEEVDATTVEIPEATGEQPETVPGAEARPAGEPAQIIVYADANCVHCASFETENAEQLNQWLDAGEVTVEYRMLDFLDNPATGNYSSRAANAATCVAENSPENYNSFLSEVFGSYTGHGGQGLSDDELKDMASGLGADIDSCVDGNTYRPYVKYSGAQARAAGVAGTPSVWVQGENWATAEQGQSFTDWAQGIMDAS, encoded by the coding sequence ATGGCGACTAGCAAGAATCAGACGAAGGCCGAACGGCAGCAGACCGCCCGTGAGAAGGCCCGGCAGATGCAGGAGGAGCAGCGCCGCCAGGAGAAGCGGCGTTCCCTCATGGTGCGCTGGGGCGTCGTCATCGGCGTCGTGGTGGTCATCGCCGTGGTGATCGGCGTCATCTTCATGAACTCGTCCCGCTCCATTCCCGACGCCGGCCCCGCGCCGAGCGCGGGCAACGACCAGGGCGGTATCACCCTCACCTCCACCTCCGAACTCGCCCCGGGCGACGAAGGCCTCGAGGAGGTCGACGCCACGACCGTCGAGATCCCGGAGGCCACCGGCGAGCAGCCCGAGACCGTCCCCGGTGCGGAGGCCCGCCCGGCCGGTGAACCGGCCCAGATCATCGTCTACGCCGACGCCAACTGCGTGCACTGTGCCAGCTTCGAGACGGAGAACGCCGAGCAGCTGAACCAGTGGCTGGACGCCGGCGAGGTCACCGTGGAGTACCGCATGCTGGACTTCCTGGACAACCCCGCCACCGGCAATTACTCCTCCCGCGCCGCCAACGCGGCGACCTGCGTGGCGGAGAACTCCCCGGAGAACTACAACTCCTTCCTCAGCGAGGTCTTCGGGTCCTACACCGGCCATGGCGGTCAGGGCCTGAGCGACGACGAGCTCAAGGACATGGCCTCCGGCCTGGGAGCCGACATCGACTCCTGCGTGGACGGCAACACCTACCGTCCCTACGTGAAGTACTCCGGCGCCCAGGCCCGTGCCGCGGGCGTGGCGGGTACCCCGTCCGTGTGGGTCCAGGGCGAGAACTGGGCCACCGCCGAGCAGGGCCAGTCCTTCACCGACTGGGCCCAGGGCATCATGGACGCGTCCTGA
- a CDS encoding thioredoxin domain-containing protein: MRTKPAESTDTTSSCPTSSPRPARLGVTLALAAATVVALTGCADAIRNAEHGGSSDPAASSSSAPQQTAGTEASGVQIFEDFACPHCAAFHEQNGGLIHGLVSGGELEADYRIVDFLGRGDPESWSTRAANAYYCLEDSLEAGTGSGNEAAGNKLHAFQSWLFEQATAQPDDATLVTQADEIGGGAASVEQCVTEDGGAPQITAAMSDFSDFGLRGVPSVYSTADSMLYNPEQHGDLKAWLTDRSGR; encoded by the coding sequence ATGCGCACCAAACCGGCCGAGAGCACTGACACCACTTCGTCCTGCCCCACATCCTCCCCCCGGCCGGCGCGGCTCGGTGTCACCCTTGCCCTGGCGGCGGCCACCGTGGTGGCTCTGACGGGTTGCGCCGATGCCATCCGCAATGCCGAGCACGGCGGCTCCTCCGATCCTGCCGCTTCCTCGTCCTCTGCACCGCAGCAGACGGCCGGGACCGAGGCGTCCGGGGTGCAGATCTTCGAGGACTTCGCCTGCCCGCATTGCGCGGCCTTCCACGAGCAGAACGGGGGCCTGATCCACGGCCTGGTGTCCGGTGGCGAACTGGAGGCCGACTACCGCATCGTGGACTTCCTGGGCCGGGGCGACCCGGAGTCCTGGTCCACGCGGGCCGCCAACGCGTACTACTGCCTGGAGGATTCGCTGGAAGCGGGCACCGGGAGTGGGAACGAGGCAGCCGGCAACAAGCTGCACGCCTTCCAGTCCTGGCTCTTCGAGCAGGCCACGGCCCAGCCGGACGATGCCACCCTGGTGACCCAGGCCGATGAGATCGGCGGAGGTGCCGCGTCGGTCGAGCAGTGCGTCACCGAGGACGGTGGGGCCCCACAGATCACCGCCGCCATGTCAGACTTCTCCGACTTCGGGCTCCGCGGCGTCCCCTCGGTCTACTCGACGGCCGACTCGATGTTGTACAACCCCGAGCAGCACGGCGACCTCAAGGCCTGGCTGACAGACCGCTCCGGGCGATGA
- a CDS encoding uracil-DNA glycosylase translates to MDLIAPLDPGWEHALASQREALAAVGQNIQARRAAGEQILPAPENVLRAFRQPFEQVKVLILGQDPYPTPGHPIGMSFAVDRHVSPLPRSLTNIYRELSSDVGVPPAAHGDLSVWADQGVLLLNRVLTVAAGEPASHRRLGWEGITQTAVQALASRGTPLVAILWGADARKMAPILQECAPPDSPVGIVESAHPSPLSARRGFFGSKPFSRTNELLQQAGATPIDWRIG, encoded by the coding sequence GTGGACCTCATCGCCCCCTTGGATCCCGGCTGGGAACACGCCCTGGCCTCGCAGCGCGAGGCCCTGGCCGCCGTCGGGCAGAACATCCAGGCCCGACGCGCGGCCGGAGAGCAGATCCTGCCCGCGCCGGAGAACGTGCTGCGCGCCTTCCGGCAGCCCTTCGAGCAGGTGAAGGTGCTCATTTTGGGGCAGGACCCATACCCGACGCCGGGACACCCGATCGGGATGAGCTTCGCGGTGGACCGGCACGTGTCCCCGTTGCCGCGCTCACTGACGAACATCTACCGGGAGCTCTCCAGCGATGTGGGCGTGCCGCCCGCCGCCCACGGGGACCTGAGCGTGTGGGCGGACCAAGGTGTCCTGCTGCTCAACCGCGTGCTGACAGTGGCCGCCGGGGAGCCGGCCAGCCACCGCAGGCTCGGCTGGGAGGGCATCACGCAGACCGCCGTCCAGGCCTTGGCCTCCCGCGGCACACCGCTCGTGGCGATCCTCTGGGGCGCCGATGCGCGGAAGATGGCCCCCATATTGCAGGAGTGTGCGCCACCGGACAGTCCAGTGGGGATCGTCGAGTCCGCGCATCCCTCGCCGCTGTCCGCACGCCGCGGGTTCTTCGGTTCGAAGCCCTTCAGCCGGACGAACGAGTTGCTTCAGCAGGCTGGAGCCACCCCGATCGACTGGCGCATCGGCTGA
- a CDS encoding LytR C-terminal domain-containing protein: MTQYPHDQFDDVPAYRDRKGTHRADPSLTTGSSGLVGISAAAALALAVGAFSFLVLPSLLPSDPANAGASASASATVEAPAESTGPEASPSGEMTSSPEDLESSEPSEPAETAASEETSSAESDPAASDPAESEAAADTGDTSAPVEVYNASSIGGLAGRVSGALSSGGFTVAGSGNWQGFSVSGSAVYYSQNETTAQAVAAELGLPLVYEARVPGVAVVLSSDYAG; this comes from the coding sequence ATGACGCAGTACCCGCATGATCAATTCGACGATGTCCCCGCCTACCGGGACCGCAAGGGAACCCACCGGGCCGACCCCTCCCTGACGACCGGTTCCTCGGGCCTGGTGGGAATCTCCGCCGCGGCCGCCCTGGCCCTGGCCGTGGGAGCCTTCTCCTTCCTGGTCCTGCCCTCGCTGTTGCCCTCCGACCCGGCCAACGCGGGGGCCTCCGCCAGCGCCTCAGCTACGGTGGAGGCCCCCGCGGAGTCCACCGGGCCCGAGGCCAGCCCCTCCGGCGAGATGACCTCCTCACCGGAGGATCTCGAATCCTCGGAGCCCTCCGAACCGGCCGAGACGGCAGCATCCGAGGAGACGTCCTCCGCCGAGTCTGATCCGGCTGCGTCCGATCCTGCCGAGTCCGAAGCGGCCGCCGACACCGGGGACACCTCCGCACCCGTCGAGGTCTACAACGCCTCCTCGATCGGTGGCCTGGCCGGCCGGGTCTCCGGCGCCCTGTCCTCCGGCGGCTTCACCGTGGCCGGCTCCGGGAACTGGCAGGGCTTCTCCGTGTCCGGCTCGGCCGTGTACTACTCGCAGAACGAGACCACCGCCCAGGCCGTGGCCGCCGAGCTGGGCCTTCCGCTGGTCTACGAGGCGCGCGTGCCCGGCGT
- a CDS encoding threonine/serine exporter ThrE family protein, protein MEKIPETRSGHRHAQEPPADLAQIPIIKPSRRSPEDYLDATTGTGPEADPETVPAPTLAIDFALGPAAEAAGLPATGEHPTAPTPTQSVETADPVRTDSGTTVVGGPTAPGGEAGVGPTDARPADGPPGDATLTDTPLTEPPASDPVPQSVLAPSEPTTGETPATAPIGTTGTVGVPEREKKPSKGRLRFSGGSAFKRMMYSEPLPTQTLSIVDRIATSPYANPYLRTTRNADADARTTLDFALKLGETMFRFGAGALEVETSIIVVTQAFGVHETEVDITNQSIALNYAPSGKTPYSLHRVVRSWSQNYAGLALLHRLVAAVAAGEMDRDEAQQTLADIRHKPKPFPGWLTTVAAGLFSATFVVFIGGGVIGAGVAFLSMMLMMTVVDLLGKARIPEFFSIMAGGFIATMIALVLYTLDVDLAPSLVVAGGIMLLLPSGRFVSAVQDAINGFPVTAAGRFVSAFLVFAALIAGIVAAAVFSSMLGVRELDLAQEPFADYPVWLLGILVFAAATWNSIFEQSEWRLLLPTAVVSLAGFAVYVGAEFIGVGSRLTPAIAAVAIGALGRYVALRMGAPQLVVAVPGILFLLPGLTIFRSMYKIAMDTGEMMEGVIGLFNAAVVIMAIAAGVVLGDTIARPFTTAFQANERRRIGRR, encoded by the coding sequence GTGGAGAAGATCCCCGAAACCCGGTCTGGTCATCGGCACGCGCAGGAACCGCCCGCCGATCTCGCCCAGATCCCCATCATCAAGCCCTCCCGGCGCTCGCCGGAGGACTACCTCGACGCCACCACCGGCACGGGCCCCGAGGCCGATCCGGAGACCGTGCCTGCCCCGACGTTGGCCATCGACTTCGCGCTCGGCCCGGCAGCCGAGGCCGCCGGGCTCCCCGCGACGGGTGAGCATCCCACGGCGCCGACCCCCACCCAGTCAGTCGAGACCGCTGACCCGGTGCGCACGGATTCCGGCACCACCGTGGTGGGTGGACCGACCGCCCCGGGTGGGGAAGCCGGCGTCGGGCCGACCGATGCACGGCCGGCCGACGGGCCGCCGGGCGATGCGACCCTGACCGACACCCCGCTGACGGAACCGCCGGCCTCTGACCCGGTGCCACAATCCGTGCTGGCGCCCTCCGAGCCGACCACGGGGGAGACCCCGGCGACGGCCCCGATCGGCACCACCGGCACGGTTGGCGTCCCGGAGCGGGAGAAGAAGCCGTCGAAGGGCCGCCTGCGGTTCTCGGGCGGCTCCGCCTTCAAGCGGATGATGTACTCGGAGCCGCTGCCGACCCAGACGTTGTCCATCGTGGACCGGATCGCCACCAGCCCGTATGCCAACCCGTACCTGCGCACCACCCGCAACGCGGACGCTGATGCCCGGACCACCCTGGACTTCGCGCTGAAACTCGGCGAGACCATGTTCCGCTTCGGGGCCGGCGCCCTCGAGGTGGAGACCTCGATCATCGTGGTGACCCAGGCCTTCGGTGTCCACGAGACCGAGGTGGACATCACCAACCAGTCCATCGCCCTGAATTACGCGCCCAGCGGGAAGACCCCGTACTCCCTGCACCGCGTGGTGCGGTCCTGGTCGCAGAATTATGCCGGGCTGGCCCTGCTGCACCGTCTGGTCGCCGCGGTGGCCGCCGGCGAGATGGACCGGGACGAGGCGCAGCAGACCCTGGCTGACATCCGGCACAAGCCCAAGCCCTTCCCAGGTTGGTTGACCACCGTGGCCGCGGGTCTGTTCTCCGCCACCTTCGTGGTGTTCATCGGCGGCGGTGTGATCGGCGCCGGGGTGGCCTTCCTGTCCATGATGCTGATGATGACCGTGGTGGACCTGCTGGGCAAGGCGCGGATCCCGGAGTTCTTCTCCATCATGGCCGGCGGCTTCATCGCCACCATGATCGCGCTGGTGCTGTACACGTTGGACGTGGACCTCGCGCCGTCCCTCGTGGTGGCCGGCGGGATCATGCTGCTGTTGCCCTCGGGGCGCTTCGTCTCGGCCGTGCAGGATGCCATCAACGGCTTCCCGGTCACGGCGGCCGGCCGTTTCGTCTCGGCCTTCCTGGTCTTCGCCGCCCTGATCGCCGGGATCGTGGCCGCCGCCGTGTTCTCCTCCATGCTCGGGGTCCGCGAGCTCGACCTGGCCCAAGAGCCCTTCGCGGACTATCCCGTGTGGCTGCTGGGCATCCTGGTGTTCGCAGCCGCCACCTGGAACTCCATCTTCGAGCAGTCCGAATGGCGACTGCTGCTGCCCACCGCCGTGGTGTCCCTGGCCGGCTTTGCCGTGTATGTGGGTGCCGAGTTCATCGGTGTCGGGTCCCGGTTGACCCCCGCCATCGCCGCCGTGGCGATCGGCGCCCTGGGCCGCTACGTGGCCCTGCGCATGGGTGCACCTCAGCTCGTCGTCGCCGTCCCCGGCATCCTCTTCCTGCTGCCGGGTCTGACCATCTTCCGTTCCATGTACAAGATCGCCATGGACACGGGGGAGATGATGGAGGGCGTCATCGGGCTCTTCAACGCCGCCGTCGTCATCATGGCCATCGCGGCGGGCGTGGTCCTCGGCGACACCATCGCGCGTCCGTTCACCACGGCCTTCCAGGCCAACGAACGGCGCCGCATCGGCCGTCGCTGA